The DNA window AGAATGGCCTGATGAAGGAGAACTTATCGTAGGTACCGTTTATAAAGTTCTTAATTATGGGGCTTTTGCTAAATTAGAAGAATATCAGGGCAAAGAAGCTTTTATTCATATTTCTGAAGTATCTTCTGGTTGGGTTAAAAATATCAGAGATCACGTTAGGGAAAATCAAAAGATTGTCTGTCGTGTTTTAAGAGTAAACCCAAAAAAAGGGCATGTTGATGCATCCCTGAAAAGAATCCGTGAAGATCAGAGAACTAAAAAAATCCAACATTGGAAAATTGAACAAAAAGCTGAGAAATTCTTAGAATTATCTGCTAAATCTTTAGATAAGTCTTTAGATGAAGCTTATGATGAAGTGGGTTATGAACTCATGGACATCTTCGGAGATGTTTATGGTGCTTTTGAAGCCGCTTCTGATGAAGGTGCAGAATCTTTGACTGAAGAAGGTATCCCTCAGGATTGGGCGGATGCAATTACTGAAGTTGCTAAAAAGAATATTACTCCTCCTGAAGTTCACATCAACGGTTATGTTGACATTGAAACATTCGTACCTGATGGAGTAGATGTTATCATCAGCGCTTTGAAGGCTGCTGAAGACAATGATGAGGATGAAGAGGAAGAAATCAAAGTCCAATGTGTTGGTGCACCAAGATACAGAATCACAGTAAAATCTACTGATTATATTTTAGCAGAAAAAGCTCTTAAATCAGCAGCTGACAGATGCATTGCAGTTGTTGAAGAATCAGGCGGTAACGGTTCATTTTTAAGAGAGTTAGATAATTAGATTCATATGAATATGAAGATGAATAAATGTCCTGCTTGTGGAATTTATACTTTAAAAGAGACTTGTCCTAAATGTGGAGGTCAACTTAAAGTAATTTATCCTCCAAAGTTTTCAGTTGAGGATAAATATGGAAAATACCGACGTATACTAAAAAAAGAAGCAATGAACAAGGAGTAATTTTCGATGAATTATACTGAAATAAATGTCTTAGAAGAAATCGAATTGGATAATCCAGTTTTCATAGAGGCTTTACCTGGTCTTGGACATGTGGGTAAATTGGCTGCAGACCATATCATTGACGAGCTGGGAGCAACCAAGTTTGCTGAAATCTATTCTCCTACTTTCCCGCCTCAAGTTGTCGTGAAGGATGAGGGAATAATTGAAAACATGTATAATGAGCTATACTATCTCAAAGATGTCGGTGAAGACGAGTTGGATTTGA is part of the uncultured Methanobrevibacter sp. genome and encodes:
- a CDS encoding translation initiation factor IF-2 subunit alpha, with the translated sequence MVRKSQEWPDEGELIVGTVYKVLNYGAFAKLEEYQGKEAFIHISEVSSGWVKNIRDHVRENQKIVCRVLRVNPKKGHVDASLKRIREDQRTKKIQHWKIEQKAEKFLELSAKSLDKSLDEAYDEVGYELMDIFGDVYGAFEAASDEGAESLTEEGIPQDWADAITEVAKKNITPPEVHINGYVDIETFVPDGVDVIISALKAAEDNDEDEEEEIKVQCVGAPRYRITVKSTDYILAEKALKSAADRCIAVVEESGGNGSFLRELDN
- a CDS encoding RNA-protein complex protein Nop10, with translation MNMKMNKCPACGIYTLKETCPKCGGQLKVIYPPKFSVEDKYGKYRRILKKEAMNKE